AAATTACCACCTGAAGCATTGAAAGATGCCAAAACATTGAAGGACTCCATGAACGTTGCCATCTCTTATAATCTTAATAAATCCATCAGTGAGAACAATATTGGTAACGATGGTGATATTGATGTGAATATTGATCAAACAGTAGTAATGATTTCTGTAGCAGACAGCTTACTATTCAGATCCGGAAGCTACACTGTAAGCTCCAAAGCGAAGCCATTACTTGAAAAACTTGCTGACGTTATCAATGCAGAGCCAAGTATAGACGTAATGATCGAAGGACATACTGATTCAAAGGGCATACATACAGCCGATATCGTTGACAACTGGGACCTAAGTGTAAAAAGATCAACTGCAATTGTAAGAATTCTTCAAAACAAATACAAAGTTGACCCTGCAAGATTGATTCCTTCAGGAAGAAGTTCTTATGTGCCTCTTACCGACAACTCTACCTACAAGAACAGAGCGCGAAACAGAAGAACCAACATTATTATCATGCCTAACTTAAACAAGTTCTTTGCGCTTATGGCTGAAGAAGAAGTTGTTAGTTTGGAAGACTAATATCCTTGTACTTATAGTTTAAAAAAGGCAGCCGATGGCTGCCTTTTTTATTTCGTTCTAGTTTGATAAGTGCTGTTTAGTTCATATAAAAAATCCGGAGTAAAATCTTATTTACTCCGGACTTTCCCACTAACTAAAACTAAAAACTAATCAACATTATCGTGCAAAAAAGAATTGTTCGACCTGAGCTGGATCTCATCATTGTCATCCGTTCCTAAGGTCATTCTTGATTTATTCTTATCCGATTCAGATGAGGCAGGTACATCGTCAAGATCCACACCCATCCTTTTATAAGCAGGCTCACTTTCAATCTCATCAATATGATGATTCAATTTATTGATGAATTTGTAATTAAAATCCTTCATCTTCTTTCTTCTGATCTCTGCTCTGTTTCTTAACTCTGCAATGGTAAGGTTCATCGGAGAAATATCCTTGTCCTCAATTACCTCTTCCACGTTATTCTCTGTAACATTCTCATTCTTTACCTTTAACTCGAAATGCATGTCCTCATCTTCAATATTTTCACTCTCGGATATACTTTTTAGGGTATTGATCTCGGCAGCAAATTCATCTTCAAGGGTATGGCGGATCGTGTCCTCTCCGGGAACTGGTTCAACAGGCTGTGCCTTGGGCTCAGGTTTGATTTCCTCCAGGCCTACTATTTCGATATCGTTTATATTGATATCCTCCAAAGACGTAAACACTTTCTTCTCCTCCTTTTTTACGTTTTGAATCGGTAAATCAAAGGTAAATGAAAACTGATTTTCGCTGTCTTCCTGAATTACTTCCTTCTCTTCCTTTTTTGGAGTTACATTGGTGATTTCAAAATCGGCTTGATCCATTTCTGGTTTTATCTGCTCGAACTGAACCGGGATATTATCGATCTCTTTTTTATCCTGAATTTCCGGATTGATCTCCTTGTTCAAAGTTGTAGCAGGCTGAACAGGCTCAAAGGTTACGGGCTGCTGATGCACCGTATTGGAAGGTTCAGGAGTGTTCCGTTTGTTCTCCGTTTTCTTAATTTTTATTTCTTCTATAAAACCCTCTTCATGAAGAATATGCCTCGTCACCTGTGGTTCAGCACTTTTTTGAGGAGCTTTTAAAGTTGAGCCCGGGTTTTGAATAGTTGTTGATGGTGGTGTCTTGGTCGAGACCTTCATCTCTCTTTCTTCAACCAGCTTATGTACTATTTTCTTAGATTCTATTTTAGAAATTTCACTTTGTTGCTCCGGATTAAAACCGGTAGCAATGATTGTTACTGAAATGGCATCCCCCAGAGATTCGTCTTCACCGACCCCCATAATAATGTCAACATTTGTCTTGGCCTCTGACTGAATATAATCGTTTATTTCTCCTATCTCGTCTATGGTAACTTCTGAGGTCCCTGAAACGATCAATAAAAGAACGTTTTTTGACCCTTCAATTTTATTATCATTTAAGAGTGGAGAATGCAGGGCCTTGGTGATTGCATTTTGTGCTCGGTTCGAACCTGATGCCTGGGCTGATCCCATTATGGCTGTACCACTATTTGACAAAACTGTTTTGGCATCGCGTAAATCAATGTTCTGCGTGTAGTGATGTGTGATCACCTCTGCGATTCCTGTAGCAGCAGTTGACAACACTTCATCTGCCTTTGAAAACCCTGCCTTAAACCCAAGGTTTCCGTAAACCTCTCTCAATTTATTATTATTGATCACAACCAGCGAATCAACATGAGCCCTTAGTTTTTCAATTCCTCTCTGAGCCTGCTCATTTCTCATCTTTCCTTCAAAAGAAAATGGAATAGTCACAATTCCAACAGTGAGTATATCGAGTTCCTGAGCAATCTTTGCAATAACCGGTGCTGCTCCTGTACCTGTTCCGCCACCCATTCCAACAGTTATGAACAACATCTTTGATTTTGTATTGAGCATGTTTTTGATGTCCTCCATACTCTCCATGGCTGACTGCTCTCCAATCTCCGGATTAGCCCCGGCACCTAATCCTTCTGTTAAGGTAGCACCCAATTGTATCTTGTGCGGAACAGGGCTGCTCTGCAAGGCTTGCGCATCCGTGTTACATACTACAAAATCCACACCCTTGATGCCCTTGTTGTACATGTGATTGATAGCATTACTTCCGCCACCTCCTACTCCAATTACCTTGATAACATTGGATTGATTTTTCGGTAAATCAAAAGATAAATTACTAAATTCTAAACTCATAACTTAATTTTTATTATTCGGGTTGTATTGTTATTCTGCGTTGTCTAAAAAATCTCTGAACTTTTCTCCCCACTTTTCAAAAATGGTCTTTTTGGGTTCGTCCTTACTGCTGTCTGCTAAATTTTTATAAGACTCCTCCTCTATTTCAGGGGTCGTTTTATTTTTCTTTTCGTTCTCTTTTAATCCTTTCATCAGCAATCCTACAACAGTGGCGTATAAAGGACTTGAAAGCTCACTGTCTGAATTACTTGCCAGATGCTCGTTAGGATATCCAATCCGGGTATCCATTCCGGTTATGTATTCAACAAGTTGCTTGATATGCTTTAACTGAGCCCCACCTCCAGTTAAAACAATTCCGGCGATCAGCTTCTTTTTGCTTTCCTCATGGCCGTAATTCTTAATTTCAAGAAATACCTGTTCAACGATTTCAACCACTCTGGCATGAATGATCTTTGATAAATTCTTTAATGTAATTTCTTTGGGTTCCCTTCCTCTTAGACCTGGTATTGATACGATTTCGTTGTCTTTGTTCTCTCCGGGCCAGGCTGAACCAAATTTGGTCTTTAACAACTCTGCCTGTTTTTCTATGATCGAACAACCTTCTTTTATATCTTCGGTAATCACATTTCCACCAAAGGAAATGACCGCTGTGTGCCGGATTATACCATCCTTGAATATAGCGAGATCAGTGGTTCCACCACCTATATCTATCAAAGCAACTCCAGCCTCTTTTTCTTCCTGGCTCAATACCGCATCTGCAGACGCCAGAGGCTCCAAAGTGATATTACCAAGCTTAAGACCTGCACTCTTAATACATCTTCCAATATTTCGTATTGAGGATACCTGCCCCACCACCACATGGAAGTTTGCTTCAAGCCGTCCTCCATACATTCCGATGGGTGTTTTGATCTCTGCCTGTCCGTCAACTTTAAAGTCCTGGGGAAGAACATGAATGATCTCCTCGCCGGGAAGCATAACCAGTTTATAAACCTGATTGATCAGTCGTTCAATATCATCCTCATCGATAACTTTATCCGAATTGGGCCGCGTTATATAATCACTGTGATGAAGGCTTCTGATATGCTGTCCTGCGATTCCTACTACTACTGTTCCAATTTTTTCACCTGATGCACTTTCAGCCTCGTCAACCGACTGCTGTATGGATTGAATGGTCTGCGTGATATTATTGACAACACCTCTGTGCACACCAAGGCTTTTGGCCTTTCCTGTTCCCAGTACCTCAATCTTGCCATAAGCATCCTGTCTACCAACCATCGCAACAATCTTTGTTGTTCCGATGTCTAATCCCACTGCTATATTGTTATTGTCCATACTATTTATTTTTCACAAACAATTTGATTGTAAAATTTTAAGTTTATCGTTTTATAGTCTGAAATTGTACTATCCAACATTATTTTTTGATAAAAAACTTTCAGTTTAGCAATTTTCTCTTCCGTTCTTGACAGATCTCCAAAAATGATCTTTTGGTCGCCTATCCTGGTCTTTAATTCGAACTGATTCGATTTTCCCCCATTGATCTGATCAATTCCAATGATCTGTTTTCTTAAAAACTCATCATTTCGGATGGTATTCGATAAAACGATCATATCATTTTCTCCATCTACGGTAATTGTATCAGTGGTTATAGGAACCCTTGCAGAATAATTATCCGATAAAGGCATTTTTGTGCCTAACTTATCGTAATAATAGGTTTCCGTTTCATTTGCTACTCTTAAAACAGGTGTTCTTTGTGTAATAATTGCCCCTAATTCCCCACTTAATGTTAGAAAAATCTCAGCGTTTTCAATCATTTCGTTACGCTTCAAAAATCCTTCTAAATTATTCAAATTTATATTTTCTTTCGATTGATTATGATAAGCCTCCAATTTTTGTATTAACAACTTATTAACGGTTTCATAACTTATAAAAAGATTTTCACCGTTCTCGAAAATCACTTCCACAGAGTCGTTGAATTTCTTTGCATTTCTATGTGCTGCAAAACCATACAAAAAAACTATAACCAGGCATAGTACGCTGAATTTTAATAAGTTAATGTATTTTTTCATTTTGTTTTACTGTTTTAAAAACTATAACAACCCCTTAATTAATCCCCTCACTAATTAAGAGGGTTGCCATAGTTACCAAAGTATTTAGCACATAATTCTATTTTAATATTTTATCAACCTCATCAGCAATTCGCTTTGTAGCGTTTGGCAAGGCCAGTTCTTTTATGTTTTTACTTAAAACACCTCTCTGATCAGTATCCTCGACAAGCAAACTTATCACCTCAGGTAAAGTGTCAATATTCTTTTCTTCAAGCAGTATCCCGGCATTCTTATCCGTGATGGCTTTCGCATTTTGGGTTTGATGATCTTCCGCAACATTGGGTGAAGGAATCAAGATGACCGGTTTTCCTACAATGCATAGTTCAGAGATGGATCCGGCGCCGGCACGGCTGATCAACAAATCGGCTGCAGCATACAACAGATCCATCTTTTGAACATACTCCCAAACCTGTACCCCGTCCATTTGGCTAAACTGCTTGTATTCATCATAATACAGTTTGCCTGACTGCCAGATAACCTGAACATCATTTTTCAGAATTGCTTGTATGTGCTTTTCCAGGGCCTTGTTTATGGCCCTTGCACCCAGGCTACCTCCCAAAACGGCGATGGTCATTTTTCCGGGGTCTAGATTAAAATGAGCTATTGCTTCCTTTTTCTTCTTATCTATTTCCAGAAGATCCTGACGTACAGGATTTCCTGTTTTTATTAATTTTTCTTTAGGGAAATATTGATCCAAGCCGTCATAGGCAACACAGATTTTTTGAACTTTCTTTGCCAATAGCCTGTTTGTAATTCCAGGGTATGAGTTCTGTTCCTGAATCAAACTTGGAATATTTTTTCGATTTGCCATGAACAAGGTTGGTCCTGAAGCAAAGCCCCCTGTCCCGATTACCACATTAGGTTTGAAATTTTTGATGATCTTTTTCGCATTGATCAGACTTGAAAGGAGCTTAAATGGGAAAGTGAGATTCTTTAAACTCAGACTCCTCTGGATTCCTGTAATATTAAGTCCTTTTATTTCATAACCCGACTGAGGTACTTTTTCCATTTCCATCCTGCCTTTGGCCCCCACAAATAAAAAATTTGATTCCGGATATCTTTCCTTCAGTTCATTGGCAATGGCAATGGCCGGGTAGATATGCCCTCCTGTACCTCCTCCGCTAAGCATTATATTAACCGATTGCTTCATGTAATATATCTAAAGGGTTATCTAATTTATCTTTTTGTTTAGCGGCAATCACCTTGTGATCAGATGCACTTACACTTAAGACGATTCCAATGGCAAAACAGGTCATCCAGATTGAAGTTCCTCCGGTACTGATTAGCGGTAATGGCTGGCCGGTAACCGGAAATAATCCAACTGCAACAGCCATGTTGATCATTGCCTGAAAAATAATGGGTAATCCTACTCCAAGACAGAGTAAAGTGCCAAATATAGTTGTTGATTTCGTGGCTATAATTACGATCCTGAACAATAAGCCAAGGAAGAAAATAATTATTGAAATGGCACCCAACAATCCGAATTCCTCTCCAATGATGGCATAAATAAAATCGGATGATGACTGTGGAAGAAAATTCTTTTGAACACTTTTTCCGGGCCCCTTGCCATAAATTTCTCCGGAGGCTATTGCTATTTTCGCTTTTTCGGCCTGGTAATTATCTTCAGATTCACCGGAAACAAAATTTTCTATCCTGCTTGACCAGGTTGAAATCCTACTGTTCTTCATCGCATCCGGAAATGCTCTCGCGCTCAGGATAAACAAGGTAAAACATAAAAGACCTACCCCCAGAATAGAAAAGATATACTTTAAAGGATACCCCCCCAGAAATACCAGTATGATTACCATGGCAAAAGTTATCGCTGTAGTAGAAAAATTGGCTGGTAGGATAAGAGCGAGCACGGCTCCAACAGGCAGCCACATATAGAGTACACTCTCTTTAAACGTGATCTCTTTTTCTTTATTTCTTGCCAGATATCTGGCCACATAGATCATGACAACCACTGAGGCCAGCGTTGAGGTCTGAAATCCGATACCAATCAAAGGAATACTGATCCATCGGCTGGCATTCGCACCTTCAATAACCGTTCCCTGTGCCAGGGTGTATACCAGGAGCAAAATCACAACCGGAAGCATCAGTACCGATAATCCACTGAAATACCTGTATGGAACCTTATGGGTTGTATAGACTATCACAAATCCGAGTAGCAACAAAATAGCATGCTTAAGCAAATATCCAAGGGTGGTTCCTTTGCCTGCAACATAAACAAGATTTGTACTTGCACTGTAAACAGGCAGGAATGAAAATATAGCCAAAACGGCGATGATCGCCCAGATGGTCTTGTCTCCTTTGATATTTTCTAAAAACCTCGTCATTTAATTCTAATTTTCCTACAAATGCCTTACTGCTTCCTTGAAGCGATTTCCTCTATCTTCAAAACTCTCACCTTTCTTCTCACATTTTCCTGCCGGTGAAAAAAGAATACTTTCTCCTTCTTTACCCAGCTTATACGCAATTTTAACCGCATCGCGAATACAGGTAGTTTCAATCATAAAATCCACAACGCTCCCAAAAGTTTCGATAAGCTTATCATTATTCTCTCCAAGGCAAATAATGGCGCTCACTTTTTCATTGACAAGTGGAAGGAGTATCTCATAATCATTGGCTTCATCATTTCCGCCAGCAATCCAGATTGTGGTATTCTCCATGGATTCAAGCGCGTAATAGGATGCGTTTACATTTAGCGCTTTTGAATCATTGATATATTGTGAACCGTTTATGGTCAACACCTTTTCAAGCCTGTGTTCTTCATTCTCGAAGTCCGAAAGACAATTTCTGATCGTTTCCTTTCTTACCTTCATCAAATCAGATAATGTACTTGAAGCCATCGCATTTTTAACATTAAAATTGGTTTGCAAGGCAAAAGATGAAATACTCATGTATATTTTATTTTATTGTTATTGTTTTTTTATCTTACTTTAAGGGTCAGAATCGAGATTACAGCCAGTAATATCCCTACGATCCAAAACCTTGTAACTATTTTACTTTCGTGATAACCGCGTTTT
This DNA window, taken from Lutimonas zeaxanthinifaciens, encodes the following:
- a CDS encoding OmpA family protein, with the translated sequence MKKIFALLVVTSLMVSCVSKKKYVQLEEDLMNTKGELQKTTVEKEELEAKFAKIEKRVEIYNNQINSLQSDNASLTESNNQKLDMLSDNSVVMSENMKTQLNEVLAKLPPEALKDAKTLKDSMNVAISYNLNKSISENNIGNDGDIDVNIDQTVVMISVADSLLFRSGSYTVSSKAKPLLEKLADVINAEPSIDVMIEGHTDSKGIHTADIVDNWDLSVKRSTAIVRILQNKYKVDPARLIPSGRSSYVPLTDNSTYKNRARNRRTNIIIMPNLNKFFALMAEEEVVSLED
- a CDS encoding glutamate ligase domain-containing protein, producing the protein MSISSFALQTNFNVKNAMASSTLSDLMKVRKETIRNCLSDFENEEHRLEKVLTINGSQYINDSKALNVNASYYALESMENTTIWIAGGNDEANDYEILLPLVNEKVSAIICLGENNDKLIETFGSVVDFMIETTCIRDAVKIAYKLGKEGESILFSPAGKCEKKGESFEDRGNRFKEAVRHL
- a CDS encoding FtsW/RodA/SpoVE family cell cycle protein, translating into MTRFLENIKGDKTIWAIIAVLAIFSFLPVYSASTNLVYVAGKGTTLGYLLKHAILLLLGFVIVYTTHKVPYRYFSGLSVLMLPVVILLLVYTLAQGTVIEGANASRWISIPLIGIGFQTSTLASVVVMIYVARYLARNKEKEITFKESVLYMWLPVGAVLALILPANFSTTAITFAMVIILVFLGGYPLKYIFSILGVGLLCFTLFILSARAFPDAMKNSRISTWSSRIENFVSGESEDNYQAEKAKIAIASGEIYGKGPGKSVQKNFLPQSSSDFIYAIIGEEFGLLGAISIIIFFLGLLFRIVIIATKSTTIFGTLLCLGVGLPIIFQAMINMAVAVGLFPVTGQPLPLISTGGTSIWMTCFAIGIVLSVSASDHKVIAAKQKDKLDNPLDILHEAIG
- the ftsZ gene encoding cell division protein FtsZ gives rise to the protein MSLEFSNLSFDLPKNQSNVIKVIGVGGGGSNAINHMYNKGIKGVDFVVCNTDAQALQSSPVPHKIQLGATLTEGLGAGANPEIGEQSAMESMEDIKNMLNTKSKMLFITVGMGGGTGTGAAPVIAKIAQELDILTVGIVTIPFSFEGKMRNEQAQRGIEKLRAHVDSLVVINNNKLREVYGNLGFKAGFSKADEVLSTAATGIAEVITHHYTQNIDLRDAKTVLSNSGTAIMGSAQASGSNRAQNAITKALHSPLLNDNKIEGSKNVLLLIVSGTSEVTIDEIGEINDYIQSEAKTNVDIIMGVGEDESLGDAISVTIIATGFNPEQQSEISKIESKKIVHKLVEEREMKVSTKTPPSTTIQNPGSTLKAPQKSAEPQVTRHILHEEGFIEEIKIKKTENKRNTPEPSNTVHQQPVTFEPVQPATTLNKEINPEIQDKKEIDNIPVQFEQIKPEMDQADFEITNVTPKKEEKEVIQEDSENQFSFTFDLPIQNVKKEEKKVFTSLEDININDIEIVGLEEIKPEPKAQPVEPVPGEDTIRHTLEDEFAAEINTLKSISESENIEDEDMHFELKVKNENVTENNVEEVIEDKDISPMNLTIAELRNRAEIRRKKMKDFNYKFINKLNHHIDEIESEPAYKRMGVDLDDVPASSESDKNKSRMTLGTDDNDEIQLRSNNSFLHDNVD
- the ftsA gene encoding cell division protein FtsA translates to MDNNNIAVGLDIGTTKIVAMVGRQDAYGKIEVLGTGKAKSLGVHRGVVNNITQTIQSIQQSVDEAESASGEKIGTVVVGIAGQHIRSLHHSDYITRPNSDKVIDEDDIERLINQVYKLVMLPGEEIIHVLPQDFKVDGQAEIKTPIGMYGGRLEANFHVVVGQVSSIRNIGRCIKSAGLKLGNITLEPLASADAVLSQEEKEAGVALIDIGGGTTDLAIFKDGIIRHTAVISFGGNVITEDIKEGCSIIEKQAELLKTKFGSAWPGENKDNEIVSIPGLRGREPKEITLKNLSKIIHARVVEIVEQVFLEIKNYGHEESKKKLIAGIVLTGGGAQLKHIKQLVEYITGMDTRIGYPNEHLASNSDSELSSPLYATVVGLLMKGLKENEKKNKTTPEIEEESYKNLADSSKDEPKKTIFEKWGEKFRDFLDNAE
- a CDS encoding cell division protein FtsQ, coding for MKKYINLLKFSVLCLVIVFLYGFAAHRNAKKFNDSVEVIFENGENLFISYETVNKLLIQKLEAYHNQSKENINLNNLEGFLKRNEMIENAEIFLTLSGELGAIITQRTPVLRVANETETYYYDKLGTKMPLSDNYSARVPITTDTITVDGENDMIVLSNTIRNDEFLRKQIIGIDQINGGKSNQFELKTRIGDQKIIFGDLSRTEEKIAKLKVFYQKIMLDSTISDYKTINLKFYNQIVCEK
- the murG gene encoding undecaprenyldiphospho-muramoylpentapeptide beta-N-acetylglucosaminyltransferase → MKQSVNIMLSGGGTGGHIYPAIAIANELKERYPESNFLFVGAKGRMEMEKVPQSGYEIKGLNITGIQRSLSLKNLTFPFKLLSSLINAKKIIKNFKPNVVIGTGGFASGPTLFMANRKNIPSLIQEQNSYPGITNRLLAKKVQKICVAYDGLDQYFPKEKLIKTGNPVRQDLLEIDKKKKEAIAHFNLDPGKMTIAVLGGSLGARAINKALEKHIQAILKNDVQVIWQSGKLYYDEYKQFSQMDGVQVWEYVQKMDLLYAAADLLISRAGAGSISELCIVGKPVILIPSPNVAEDHQTQNAKAITDKNAGILLEEKNIDTLPEVISLLVEDTDQRGVLSKNIKELALPNATKRIADEVDKILK